From a single Rhodococcus qingshengii JCM 15477 genomic region:
- a CDS encoding SDR family NAD(P)-dependent oxidoreductase: protein MSTSHSDRPVRPVALVTGPTSGLGAGFAKKYASLGYDLVLVARDEVRLHDLASELKTMFGTESEILVADLASEAGRDTVALRLEKGVEVLVNNAGFGTSGEFWTADPALLQSQLDVNVTAVMRLTRAALPSMIASAHGTIVNVASVAGLLSGRGSTYSASKAYVISFTEGLSGGLAGTGVRVQALCPGFIRTEFHERAGIEMSTIPKPMWLSVDQVVAASMKDLGDDKVISIPGFQYKVLTTAGRLVPKGLVRRLTNIVGRGRGRT, encoded by the coding sequence ATGTCGACTTCCCACTCGGATCGCCCTGTGCGTCCCGTTGCCCTGGTGACCGGACCCACCTCTGGTCTCGGCGCCGGTTTCGCCAAGAAATACGCCTCCCTCGGATACGACCTGGTTCTCGTCGCACGTGACGAGGTCAGATTGCACGACCTCGCGTCCGAGTTGAAGACGATGTTCGGCACCGAGTCGGAGATTCTGGTTGCCGATCTCGCATCGGAGGCCGGACGCGACACGGTCGCGCTTCGTTTGGAGAAGGGCGTCGAGGTGTTGGTGAACAACGCCGGATTCGGTACCTCCGGCGAGTTCTGGACCGCCGATCCGGCGCTCCTTCAGTCTCAACTCGACGTCAACGTCACCGCCGTGATGCGGCTGACCCGTGCGGCGCTGCCCAGCATGATCGCGTCGGCGCACGGAACGATTGTCAACGTGGCGAGCGTCGCGGGCCTGCTGTCCGGGCGGGGTTCGACGTATTCGGCAAGCAAGGCCTATGTCATCTCGTTCACCGAAGGGCTGTCCGGCGGGTTGGCCGGGACGGGAGTGCGCGTGCAGGCGCTGTGCCCGGGCTTCATTCGCACCGAGTTCCACGAGCGCGCGGGCATCGAGATGTCCACGATCCCCAAGCCGATGTGGCTGAGCGTCGACCAGGTGGTTGCGGCGTCGATGAAGGATCTCGGTGACGACAAGGTCATCAGTATTCCGGGATTCCAGTACAAGGTCCTCACGACGGCCGGGCGTCTCGTTCCCAAGGGGCTGGTTCGCCGGCTGACCAACATCGTCGGACGAGGCCGCGGGCGGACGTAG
- the pyrE gene encoding orotate phosphoribosyltransferase, with translation MSDREDLAALVRELAVVHGKVTLSSGKEADYYVDLRRATLHHKAAPLIGSLLRELVADWDFDAVGGLTMGADPVAMAVMHAPGRPIDAFVVRKAAKAHGMQRQIEGPDIVGKRVLVVEDTTTTGNSPLTAVKALREAGATVVGVATVVDRATGADAVIGAEGVEYRSLLGLEDLNLS, from the coding sequence ATGAGCGATCGTGAGGATTTGGCTGCGCTGGTGCGCGAATTGGCTGTTGTACACGGAAAGGTGACGTTGTCCTCGGGCAAGGAAGCCGATTACTACGTCGACCTTCGCCGCGCGACACTTCACCACAAGGCAGCGCCGCTGATCGGCTCGCTGCTGCGTGAACTGGTCGCGGACTGGGATTTCGACGCCGTCGGCGGTTTGACGATGGGCGCCGATCCGGTTGCCATGGCGGTGATGCACGCTCCCGGCCGACCGATCGATGCGTTTGTCGTCCGCAAGGCTGCGAAGGCCCACGGGATGCAGCGCCAGATCGAGGGCCCGGACATCGTCGGCAAGCGTGTCCTGGTTGTCGAGGACACGACCACGACGGGCAATTCGCCGTTGACAGCAGTGAAGGCCCTGCGCGAGGCAGGGGCCACCGTGGTCGGAGTCGCTACGGTCGTAGATCGCGCCACGGGTGCGGATGCGGTGATCGGTGCCGAGGGCGTCGAGTACCGCTCGCTGCTGGGCCTGGAAGATCTGAACCTGAGCTGA
- a CDS encoding MFS transporter → MAVSNTTATSTHQNEAPPSLLKQPKAVWAVAFASVIAFMGIGLVDPILKPIGEQLDATPSQVSLLFTSYMLVTGVAMLITGVVSSRIGAKKTLLAGLAIIIVFASLAGASSTIGQIVGFRAGWGLGNALFIATALAAIVGAASGGVARAIILYEAALGIGIAVGPLVGGVLGDISWRAPFFGVAALMAVAFILIVVMLPSAPKPEHHTSIAAPFQALRHRGLLTVAITALLYNYGFFTLLAYTPFPLDMGAYPIGFIFFGWGLMLAISSVFLAPRLQRRFGTLPMMMLALTLFALDLGMMALFTENKIVLIVGVVLAGLFLGVNNTLITETVMISAPVERSTASAAYSFVRFVGGAAAPWVAGKLGESNVHMPFWVGAVLTLAAVFVLSSGRKVLAHVDDHDPAPHSVDEALAVTVGD, encoded by the coding sequence GTGGCCGTGAGCAACACGACCGCGACATCAACGCACCAGAACGAGGCTCCGCCGAGCCTCCTGAAACAACCGAAAGCGGTGTGGGCGGTAGCCTTTGCCAGCGTCATCGCCTTCATGGGCATCGGATTGGTCGATCCGATCCTCAAACCGATCGGCGAACAACTCGACGCCACACCGTCGCAGGTTTCGCTGCTGTTCACCAGCTACATGCTCGTCACCGGCGTGGCCATGCTCATCACCGGTGTGGTGTCCAGCCGCATCGGCGCCAAGAAAACACTTCTTGCAGGCCTTGCCATCATCATCGTGTTCGCTTCTCTGGCAGGCGCTTCCAGCACCATCGGCCAGATCGTCGGATTCCGTGCGGGCTGGGGACTCGGCAATGCACTGTTCATCGCAACGGCGCTCGCGGCAATCGTCGGCGCGGCCAGCGGCGGCGTGGCACGGGCGATCATCCTGTACGAGGCTGCACTGGGAATCGGTATCGCAGTCGGACCGCTGGTCGGCGGAGTTCTCGGTGACATCAGCTGGCGCGCACCGTTCTTCGGCGTCGCAGCCCTGATGGCGGTCGCCTTCATTCTCATCGTCGTGATGCTTCCGAGCGCACCCAAGCCCGAACACCACACATCCATCGCTGCGCCCTTCCAGGCGTTGCGGCACCGCGGGCTACTCACCGTTGCCATCACCGCGCTGCTCTACAACTACGGATTCTTCACGCTGCTCGCGTACACGCCGTTCCCCCTCGACATGGGGGCGTACCCGATCGGATTCATCTTCTTCGGTTGGGGCCTGATGCTGGCGATCTCGTCGGTTTTCCTCGCCCCTCGCCTGCAACGACGCTTCGGCACCCTGCCGATGATGATGCTGGCACTGACCCTGTTCGCACTCGACCTGGGCATGATGGCGCTGTTCACCGAGAACAAGATCGTATTGATCGTCGGTGTCGTCCTCGCCGGTTTGTTCCTCGGCGTGAACAACACACTCATCACCGAAACCGTCATGATCTCAGCTCCCGTGGAGCGGTCGACCGCCTCGGCTGCTTACAGCTTCGTTCGATTCGTCGGCGGCGCCGCTGCTCCGTGGGTAGCCGGCAAGCTCGGCGAATCCAACGTCCACATGCCGTTCTGGGTCGGCGCGGTGCTCACCCTCGCCGCCGTATTCGTCCTGTCGAGCGGACGTAAGGTTCTCGCTCACGTCGACGACCACGATCCCGCGCCGCACAGCGTCGACGAAGCACTCGCCGTCACCGTAGGCGACTGA
- a CDS encoding MarR family winged helix-turn-helix transcriptional regulator, translating into MTDEEQQLHELLVDLVSNTHRFAKLAGSFASDQYPRAWLRALSLLEEYGEMRISDFARLDRSSQPSATALLRKLGENGYVERRADPEDARAVRVAMTDKGRKILNDGRNEIADALVPHFVELGPEQIKKLADGLAELRSIIKTSDPS; encoded by the coding sequence GTGACAGACGAAGAACAGCAACTGCACGAACTACTCGTCGACCTCGTGAGCAATACGCACCGCTTCGCGAAGCTGGCAGGCTCCTTCGCGTCCGATCAGTACCCACGCGCCTGGCTGCGCGCACTCTCGCTACTCGAGGAATACGGCGAAATGCGGATCAGCGACTTCGCTCGACTCGACAGAAGCTCGCAGCCCTCTGCCACTGCACTACTGCGCAAACTCGGCGAGAACGGTTACGTCGAACGCCGCGCCGACCCCGAGGACGCCCGGGCAGTTCGAGTGGCCATGACGGACAAGGGACGAAAGATCTTGAACGACGGCCGAAACGAGATCGCCGACGCTCTAGTCCCCCACTTCGTCGAACTCGGGCCCGAGCAGATCAAGAAACTGGCCGACGGATTGGCCGAATTGCGTTCCATCATCAAGACTTCCGATCCCAGCTGA
- a CDS encoding TetR/AcrR family transcriptional regulator, with amino-acid sequence MTVSSLRETLVATGVEILDADGATELTLREIARRAGVSHGAPRRYFPTHNSLLAAIASYGLRDLADRLDPVLAGKQPARSRLISAAIEYVSFAQERPAMFELMFRHDLLEGAGSNLRESSLPLFAALQSLTEEADASDPTTSALNIWTGTHGIAVLAANRSLALVAPDLDVPSLVATAVTDHLPRTR; translated from the coding sequence ATGACTGTCAGCAGCCTTCGCGAAACACTCGTCGCCACCGGCGTCGAGATTCTCGATGCCGACGGCGCCACAGAACTGACGCTACGGGAGATAGCGCGTCGGGCGGGCGTGTCGCACGGCGCCCCGCGGAGATACTTTCCGACCCACAACAGCCTGCTAGCCGCAATTGCCTCATACGGCCTGCGCGATCTCGCCGACAGACTCGATCCCGTCCTCGCCGGCAAACAACCCGCTCGTAGCCGATTGATCTCGGCAGCAATCGAATACGTGTCATTCGCCCAGGAGCGACCGGCGATGTTCGAGTTGATGTTTCGCCACGACCTCCTCGAGGGCGCAGGCAGCAACCTCCGAGAGTCTTCACTCCCGCTCTTCGCCGCCCTGCAATCCCTGACCGAAGAGGCCGACGCCTCCGATCCCACCACATCTGCGTTGAACATCTGGACCGGAACCCACGGCATCGCAGTGCTGGCGGCAAATCGAAGCCTCGCACTCGTCGCACCCGACCTCGATGTGCCGTCGCTGGTAGCCACCGCCGTGACGGACCACCTTCCACGGACTCGTTGA
- a CDS encoding lysophospholipid acyltransferase family protein, whose protein sequence is MLYWLFKYVLIGPVLWLFGRPTIEGQHHIPKKGPVILAGNHRAVVDSFFLVLMVRRRITFVAKSEYFTGTGVKGAMQRWFFGGAGQVPIDRSGADASRAALDTAIGILDKGGVWGIYPEGTRSPDGCLYKGKTGAIRVALETGAPVIPVVVHGGDAVNPPGTRMWRFSKVRITVGEPIDFSRYRELRGYQAVVRAATDELMAVLCDQSGQEYVDVYGADVKSGDAA, encoded by the coding sequence GTGCTCTATTGGCTGTTCAAATACGTCCTGATCGGCCCGGTCCTCTGGCTGTTCGGGCGGCCGACGATCGAGGGTCAGCACCACATCCCCAAGAAAGGGCCGGTGATTCTCGCCGGCAACCATCGGGCAGTCGTCGACTCGTTCTTCCTGGTTCTCATGGTGCGCCGACGCATCACCTTCGTCGCGAAGAGTGAATATTTCACCGGGACCGGTGTGAAGGGCGCGATGCAGCGCTGGTTCTTCGGTGGGGCCGGTCAGGTGCCGATCGACCGTAGCGGCGCCGACGCCTCCCGTGCGGCGTTGGACACGGCCATCGGGATTCTCGACAAGGGTGGTGTCTGGGGGATCTACCCCGAGGGAACACGATCACCCGACGGTTGCCTGTACAAGGGAAAGACCGGAGCGATTCGAGTTGCATTGGAAACCGGGGCGCCGGTCATTCCCGTCGTCGTACACGGCGGCGACGCAGTCAACCCGCCGGGTACGCGGATGTGGCGCTTCAGCAAGGTCCGGATCACGGTAGGGGAGCCGATCGACTTCTCTCGGTACCGCGAACTTCGTGGCTACCAGGCCGTCGTGCGTGCGGCGACGGACGAATTGATGGCAGTGCTCTGTGACCAGTCGGGGCAGGAATACGTCGATGTCTACGGCGCGGACGTCAAATCCGGCGATGCCGCCTGA
- a CDS encoding lysoplasmalogenase codes for MAGKWGIELAVFAAATAATVFGAVVGNERVQQIAKPLIAPALAARVLRKRSETETADTALLLAGLAAATVGDVFMIDPDNDARLIKGASSFAVMQASYSALLLRRGARPTRAALRPRISGWSTASGLLRAKAPSVSTPLTGYGLMLGTTSTLSADPALAPQSKAVLDVVVPNKDRRSWLGLGGVLFTASDGLIVVRRLFIRGTAGRAAAEGVILASYAGAQLMLVEGMLALGRKKSV; via the coding sequence ATGGCGGGCAAGTGGGGCATCGAGCTCGCAGTTTTTGCGGCGGCGACGGCAGCGACAGTGTTCGGGGCAGTAGTCGGTAACGAGCGGGTTCAGCAGATCGCGAAGCCGTTGATCGCACCCGCTCTGGCCGCCCGAGTGCTGCGCAAGCGCTCGGAGACGGAAACTGCCGATACCGCACTGCTTCTGGCCGGTCTCGCCGCTGCAACTGTCGGCGACGTGTTCATGATCGACCCGGACAACGATGCTCGTCTGATCAAGGGCGCGTCCTCGTTCGCGGTGATGCAGGCCAGTTACTCGGCGCTCCTGCTGCGGCGCGGCGCTCGGCCGACCCGCGCTGCCCTGCGGCCCCGCATCAGCGGTTGGTCGACGGCGTCCGGACTGCTCCGTGCCAAGGCCCCGAGCGTGTCGACGCCGCTCACCGGATACGGATTGATGTTGGGAACCACCTCGACGTTGTCGGCGGACCCCGCTCTGGCACCGCAGTCCAAGGCCGTGCTCGACGTGGTCGTCCCGAACAAGGATCGACGCTCCTGGCTCGGATTGGGCGGAGTGCTCTTCACCGCATCCGACGGACTGATCGTGGTGCGTCGTCTGTTCATCCGCGGGACCGCCGGCCGCGCTGCTGCCGAGGGTGTGATCCTGGCGTCGTACGCGGGAGCGCAGCTGATGCTGGTGGAGGGCATGTTGGCGCTGGGGCGCAAGAAGAGCGTCTAG
- a CDS encoding SDR family oxidoreductase translates to MSEPNVFITGAAAGIGRETSLLFARNGYRVGAFDIDDDGLASLKAEIDGFGGSVATGVLDVTDPAGWAQCLADFAGESGRLDILINNAGVLSSGRFEDISLAAHRRMVDINITGTLNGTHTAFPYLRDTVGAQVVNLCSASAIYGQPELATYGATKFAIRGLTEALDLEWAQHDIRVLALWPLFVQTAMVTGMDTGATRSLGIKLTATDVAQELWAATRGAGRMHKVHYPVGTQAKLFLSASRFSPAWLSRLMNKRVTST, encoded by the coding sequence ATGAGCGAACCGAACGTCTTCATCACCGGTGCTGCGGCTGGAATCGGGCGGGAGACGTCGCTGTTGTTCGCGCGCAACGGATACCGCGTCGGCGCGTTCGACATCGACGACGACGGCCTTGCCTCCTTGAAGGCCGAGATCGACGGTTTCGGCGGCAGTGTCGCGACGGGTGTCCTGGATGTCACCGATCCGGCGGGATGGGCGCAGTGTCTGGCCGATTTTGCCGGGGAGTCCGGGCGTCTGGACATCCTGATCAACAATGCGGGCGTGCTCTCGTCGGGACGGTTCGAGGATATTTCTCTTGCGGCGCATCGCCGGATGGTCGACATCAACATCACCGGCACCCTCAACGGCACGCACACGGCTTTCCCGTACCTCCGCGATACCGTCGGCGCTCAGGTGGTCAATCTGTGCTCCGCTTCGGCGATCTACGGCCAGCCCGAACTGGCGACGTACGGTGCAACCAAGTTCGCGATCCGCGGCCTGACCGAGGCGCTCGATCTGGAATGGGCACAGCACGACATCCGTGTTCTCGCGCTCTGGCCGTTGTTCGTCCAGACCGCGATGGTCACTGGAATGGACACCGGAGCCACCAGATCGTTGGGTATCAAGCTGACTGCAACCGACGTCGCGCAGGAACTGTGGGCGGCCACACGCGGCGCCGGACGGATGCACAAGGTTCACTACCCGGTCGGAACTCAGGCGAAGCTCTTCCTCAGCGCGTCGCGGTTCTCGCCCGCGTGGCTCTCACGGCTGATGAACAAGCGCGTCACCAGCACTTAG
- a CDS encoding DUF6636 domain-containing protein — translation MVRVRVGFVLLGVGSALVLAGCGGEADSAPTVAAQPSSSTTTAVPTTTTTVAPVVPTTTEPPTTTLPPTTTLTDVQFERNESYYFTTPDGNFQCGIIKLPTRIEAGCEGTTTPVPPRPESCMVNWGNGIRVTDEGEGAFMCSGGEVYTSGGPDADPVLAAGQPLSKLGFTCTTTATDVSCVNDQTTHGFTVAADSNEVF, via the coding sequence GTGGTTCGTGTTCGGGTGGGGTTCGTCTTGTTGGGCGTCGGGTCGGCGCTCGTGCTCGCAGGGTGCGGCGGGGAGGCGGATTCAGCGCCGACCGTAGCGGCGCAGCCCAGTTCGTCCACCACTACCGCAGTGCCGACGACAACCACCACCGTCGCGCCCGTCGTCCCCACGACCACCGAACCACCGACCACGACGCTGCCACCGACGACGACACTCACGGACGTGCAGTTCGAGCGCAACGAGTCGTACTACTTCACCACTCCAGACGGAAACTTCCAGTGCGGCATCATCAAGTTGCCCACCAGAATCGAAGCCGGGTGCGAGGGAACGACCACTCCCGTTCCGCCGCGGCCGGAGAGCTGCATGGTCAACTGGGGCAACGGTATTCGCGTCACCGACGAGGGTGAGGGTGCTTTCATGTGTTCGGGCGGAGAGGTGTACACCTCTGGCGGCCCCGACGCCGATCCGGTGTTGGCGGCCGGTCAACCGCTGAGCAAACTGGGTTTCACCTGTACGACCACCGCGACAGACGTCTCGTGTGTCAACGATCAGACCACGCACGGCTTCACCGTGGCTGCAGATTCCAACGAGGTGTTCTGA
- a CDS encoding TrmH family RNA methyltransferase: MSEVAADDVSGGAGEPGPTEWGENPNGVGPWAEENDTEPPTDERYDPVLLAEGDRRNVLDEYRYWTREAIVADIDSRRHTMHVAIENFAHDANIGTVVRTANAFAAAAVHIVGRRRWNRRGAMVTDRYQHIVHHADIGELVEYARENSLTIVAVDNTPGSVPLETASLPRECILLFGQEGPGVTDHAKEVASMTVSIAQFGSTRSINAGVAAGIAMHAWVREHADLADSR, encoded by the coding sequence ATGTCCGAAGTCGCAGCCGACGACGTGTCCGGCGGAGCCGGTGAACCGGGACCCACCGAGTGGGGCGAGAATCCCAACGGCGTCGGACCCTGGGCCGAGGAGAACGACACGGAACCGCCGACCGACGAGCGCTACGACCCGGTACTTCTGGCCGAGGGTGATCGTCGAAACGTCTTGGACGAGTATCGGTACTGGACGCGGGAAGCGATAGTCGCGGATATCGACTCGCGCCGTCACACGATGCATGTCGCCATCGAGAACTTCGCGCACGACGCCAACATCGGCACGGTGGTCCGCACGGCCAACGCGTTTGCCGCGGCCGCGGTCCACATCGTGGGGCGTCGGCGCTGGAATCGGCGGGGCGCCATGGTGACCGATCGATACCAGCACATCGTTCACCATGCAGACATCGGCGAACTCGTCGAGTACGCCCGTGAGAATTCACTCACGATCGTGGCCGTCGACAACACTCCGGGGTCGGTGCCGCTGGAAACGGCAAGCCTGCCGCGGGAGTGCATCCTGCTGTTCGGTCAAGAAGGCCCCGGAGTGACCGATCATGCGAAAGAGGTTGCGTCCATGACGGTCTCGATCGCACAATTCGGTTCGACTCGCAGCATCAACGCCGGTGTCGCGGCCGGCATCGCGATGCACGCGTGGGTACGTGAGCATGCCGATCTCGCCGATTCCCGCTGA
- a CDS encoding glycoside hydrolase family 76 protein has translation MQEVWAERADAAEGAIVSRHLRRLWGMPRTALGVVAWPAVRRERMFKPWHYWWQAHLLDTAIDALERDPTPKRRRRVAKVARSVRVRNVSAWTNNYYDDMAWLGLSLERAQRMFSVDHRTAVQALESQLFDSWSPADGGGIPWCKGSDFYNTPANGPAGIMLARTGKLWRAQATADWIDETLRDPDSGLIFDGIRRDGTLERAIYSYCQGVTLGLETELSTRLGEPRHRERVHKLVDAVYDGMTEYGVITGGGGGDGGLFNAILARYLAFVVVNLSWETHEDLRARELAAQIVLSSAEAAWNNRLQIEGLPLFGHDWTKDAQLPSLSGDIATFAAGTVRSSSVPERDLSVQVGGWMLMEAAFVVSAAGYPRKR, from the coding sequence ATGCAGGAAGTGTGGGCAGAGCGGGCCGATGCGGCTGAGGGCGCGATAGTCAGTCGTCACCTTCGGCGCCTGTGGGGAATGCCCCGGACAGCACTCGGCGTGGTTGCCTGGCCTGCTGTTCGACGCGAGCGGATGTTCAAGCCGTGGCACTACTGGTGGCAAGCACACCTGCTCGATACTGCGATCGACGCACTCGAACGTGACCCGACCCCCAAGCGTCGTCGCCGGGTCGCGAAGGTTGCCCGCAGTGTGCGGGTCCGCAACGTCTCGGCGTGGACCAACAACTACTACGACGACATGGCGTGGCTGGGCCTCTCGCTCGAACGTGCGCAACGCATGTTCTCGGTCGATCACCGAACCGCGGTTCAGGCGCTCGAATCGCAACTCTTCGATTCGTGGTCCCCGGCCGACGGCGGCGGTATTCCGTGGTGCAAAGGCTCCGATTTCTACAACACGCCGGCAAACGGACCCGCCGGAATCATGCTGGCGCGCACCGGAAAACTCTGGCGTGCGCAGGCAACGGCCGACTGGATCGACGAGACGCTGCGGGATCCGGACTCCGGACTGATCTTCGACGGTATCCGCCGCGACGGCACCCTCGAGCGCGCGATCTATTCGTACTGTCAGGGCGTCACGCTGGGGTTGGAAACCGAGTTGTCGACGCGATTGGGCGAACCGCGCCACCGCGAGCGAGTCCACAAACTCGTCGACGCGGTCTACGACGGCATGACCGAGTACGGAGTTATCACGGGCGGTGGCGGAGGCGACGGCGGACTGTTCAACGCAATCCTGGCTCGCTACCTCGCGTTCGTGGTGGTGAACCTGTCCTGGGAGACTCACGAGGACCTGCGAGCGCGCGAACTCGCAGCGCAGATCGTTCTCTCCTCCGCGGAAGCTGCCTGGAACAACAGACTGCAGATCGAAGGCCTGCCTCTGTTCGGGCACGACTGGACCAAGGATGCTCAGTTGCCGAGTCTGTCCGGCGACATCGCCACCTTCGCCGCCGGAACGGTGCGCTCGTCGAGCGTGCCCGAGCGAGACCTCTCGGTGCAGGTAGGTGGGTGGATGCTCATGGAGGCAGCCTTTGTCGTCTCGGCGGCTGGATACCCGCGTAAGCGTTAG
- a CDS encoding alpha/beta fold hydrolase, which produces MESRHVVDTDGVRLHIDVGGAGADVLVLSGGPGCVHYLAHDELVPEGMRAWCPEPRGVGRSGGGAHTMAQAVADLELVRRTFEVDSWVVLGHSWGSDLAVRYALDCPESVSGVVGIAGHGLHKDRTWSKQYEAGIEPDPQIPWEPVVWQSLQESFIEWIHEPQLFRQLADSPVPMTFLAAADDIRPSWPLQQLAELVPNGSFEVVDGVAHNFWQSHPLLWRKIVTEACAAHSRLS; this is translated from the coding sequence ATGGAATCCCGGCACGTGGTCGACACGGACGGCGTACGTCTTCACATCGATGTCGGTGGGGCAGGGGCGGACGTTCTGGTTCTCTCCGGCGGCCCGGGATGCGTTCACTATCTTGCTCACGACGAGCTGGTTCCGGAAGGAATGCGCGCGTGGTGCCCTGAGCCACGCGGAGTCGGCCGGTCCGGTGGCGGCGCTCATACGATGGCGCAGGCCGTTGCGGACCTCGAACTCGTCCGACGCACGTTCGAGGTCGACAGCTGGGTCGTGCTGGGGCACTCGTGGGGATCCGACTTGGCGGTGCGGTACGCACTCGACTGTCCGGAATCGGTGTCCGGCGTCGTCGGCATCGCGGGGCACGGCCTCCACAAGGACCGGACATGGTCGAAGCAGTACGAAGCGGGAATCGAGCCGGACCCGCAGATACCTTGGGAACCTGTTGTCTGGCAATCGCTTCAAGAATCGTTCATCGAATGGATCCATGAACCACAGCTGTTTCGGCAGTTGGCCGACTCACCAGTGCCCATGACATTTCTCGCGGCGGCCGACGACATTCGCCCGTCGTGGCCGTTGCAGCAACTGGCCGAGCTCGTGCCTAACGGTAGTTTCGAGGTCGTCGACGGTGTCGCGCACAACTTCTGGCAGTCTCACCCGCTCCTGTGGAGGAAGATCGTCACCGAGGCTTGTGCTGCGCACTCTCGGCTCTCCTGA